Proteins encoded by one window of Arachis ipaensis cultivar K30076 chromosome B04, Araip1.1, whole genome shotgun sequence:
- the LOC107638871 gene encoding berberine bridge enzyme-like 21: MAEKSSSPFLSFFVATCLLLLNLSLSVSAAAPSPSSSSSSLYPTFLHCLTQQTNSSSTQLSNIVFDRSNASFSTVLQNYIRNARLNTSSTPKPLIIVTPLQESHVQAAVICAKSIPIQIKIRSGGHDYEGISYISDEPFIILDMFNLRTITVDISSETAVVQAGATLGELYYNIWKNSKIHGFPAGVCPTVGVGGHLSGGGYGAMLRKYGLSVDNVIDAQIVDVKGRILDRKSMGEDLFWAIRGGGGASFGVVLSYTIKLVTVPEVVTVFQVERYYEENSTDLVLQWQQVAPSTDERLFMRLLLQPVTSKIVKKTKSVRATVIALFLGGADEVVSILSKEFPVLRLKKENCTEMSWIESVIWYNDDADYNNGAKPEILLQRNLNSASFLKRKSDYVQTPISRDGLEWIFKRMVELGKVGFVFNPYGGKMAETPADATPFPHRAGNLFKIQYSVNWDDPSAGAAVNFTNQAKRLYSYMTPFVSKNPRSAYLNYRDLDIGINSFDAHSFQEGEVYGSKYFNGNFDRLVKIKTAVDPDNFFRNEQSIPILPSNTNA; this comes from the coding sequence ATGGCAGAGAAATCATCTTcaccttttctctctttttttgttGCAACTTGTCTTCTACTTCTAAATCTTTCTCTTTCTGTTTCTGCGGCAGCACCATCtccttcatcttcatcatcttcacTCTATCCCACTTTTCTTCACTGTCTCACACAGCAAACAAACTCCTCATCAACTCAACTCTCCAACATAGTCTTCGACAGATCCAACGCTTCCTTCTCCACGGTTCTCCAAAACTACATCCGCAACGCCCGTTTGAACACGTCATCAACGCCTAAGCCATTGATCATCGTCACTCCCCTTCAAGAATCCCACGTTCAAGCCGCAGTTATCTGCGCCAAGAGCATTCCTATCCAAATCAAGATCAGAAGCGGCGGCCATGACTACGAAGGAATCTCGTATATCTCTGATGAGCCATTCATCATCCTCGACATGTTCAATCTCAGAACCATCACCGTCGATATATCTTCAGAAACTGCCGTCGTTCAAGCCGGTGCCACGCTCGGCGAGCTTTACTATAACATATGGAAGAACAGCAAGATCCATGGCTTCCCTGCCGGAGTGTGCCCCACCGTTGGTGTCGGTGGACACCTCAGCGGCGGAGGGTACGGCGCCATGCTCAGGAAATACGGTTTATCTGTCGATAACGTAATCGACGCACAAATTGTTGATGTTAAGGGAAGAATACTCGATAGAAAATCCATGGGGGAGGATCTATTTTGGGCGATTAGAGGTGGCGGAGGAGCCAGCTTCGGCGTCGTTTTGTCGTACACTATAAAGTTAGTTACGGTTCCGGAGGTTGTAACCGTTTTTCAGGTTGAAAGATATTACGAAGAGAATTCAACTGATTTAGTTCTTCAGTGGCAACAAGTTGCTCCAAGCACCGATGAGAGACTTTTCATGAGGCTGCTTCTGCAGCCTGTAACCTCCAAGATCGTTAAGAAAACGAAATCCGTTAGAGCAACCGTTATAGCGCTTTTTCTTGGCGGTGCCGACGAGGTAGTTTCGATTCTGAGCAAGGAATTCCCTGTTCTTCGACTCAAGAAAGAGAACTGcacagaaatgagttggattgaatCTGTGATTTGGTACAACGACGACGCCGATTACAACAACGGCGCTAAGCCGGAGATTCTTCTCCAAAGAAATCTCAATTCTGCGAGTTTCCTCAAGAGGAAATCTGATTACGTTCAGACTCCGATTTCCAGAGACGGATTGGAATGGATCTTTAAAAGAATGGTGGAGTTGGGAAAAGTTGGGTTCGTGTTCAATCCTTACGGAGGGAAGATGGCTGAGACCCCGGCGGACGCGACGCCGTTCCCTCACCGTGCCGGAAACTTGTTCAAGATTCAATATTCTGTGAATTGGGATGATCCGTCAGCCGGTGCGGCAGTGAATTTCACGAATCAGGCTAAGAGGCTTTACAGTTACATGACGCCATTTGTGTCAAAGAATCCAAGAAGTGCGTACTTGAATTACAGAGACCTTGACATTGGCATCAATTCATTTGATGCGCATAGCTTTCAAGAAGGGGAGGTTTATGGGTCCAAGTACTTCAATGGCAACTTTGATAGGCTCGTCAAGATTAAGACTGCTGTTGATCCTGACAACTTCTTCAGGAATGAACAGAGTATTCCAATTCTTCCAAGCAACACCAACGCTTAA